A window of Arachis hypogaea chloroplast, complete genome contains these coding sequences:
- the rpoA gene encoding RNA polymerase alpha subunit, with amino-acid sequence MVREKIRVSTRTLQWKCVESRVDSKRLYYGRFILSPLMKGQADTIGIAMRRVLLGEIEGTCITRAKSEKIPHEYSTIVGIQESVHEILMNLKEIVLRSNLYGTRDASICINGPGYVTAQDIILPPSVEIVDNTQHIANLIEPINLCIRLQIERNRGYCIKRLKNFQDGSYPIDAVFMPVRNANHSIHSYVNGNEKQEILFLEIWTNGSLTPKEALYEASRNLIDLFIPFLHAGAENLKLEKNQHKVTLPGFTFHDTLAKLRKNKKEIELKSFFIDQLELPPRIYNCLKRSNIHTLLDLFNTSHENLMKIEDFRIEDVKHILDILEIRN; translated from the coding sequence ATGGTTCGAGAGAAAATTAGAGTATCTACTCGAACACTACAGTGGAAGTGTGTTGAATCAAGAGTAGACAGTAAGCGCCTTTATTATGGACGCTTTATTCTGTCTCCACTTATGAAAGGCCAAGCTGATACAATAGGCATTGCGATGCGAAGAGTTTTGCTTGGAGAAATAGAGGGAACATGTATCACACGTGCAAAATCTGAGAAAATACCACATGAATATTCGACCATAGTAGGTATTCAAGAATCAGTACATGAAATTTTAATGAATTTGAAAGAAATAGTATTGAGAAGTAATCTGTATGGGACTCGAGACGCATCTATTTGTATCAACGGTCCCGGATATGTAACCGCTCAAGACATCATTTTACCACCTTCTGTGGAAATTGTTGATAATACGCAACATATAGCTAACCTAATAGAACCCATTAATTTGTGTATTAGATTACAAATCGAGAGGAATCGCGGATATTGTATAAAAAGACTAAAAAACTTTCAAGACGGAAGTTATCCTATAGATGCAGTATTCATGCCTGTTCGAAACGCAAATCATAGTATTCATTCTTATGTGAATGGGAATGAAAAACAAGAAATACTCTTTCTCGAAATATGGACAAATGGGAGTTTAACTCCTAAAGAAGCGCTTTATGAAGCCTCCCGTAATTTGATTGACCTATTTATTCCTTTTTTACATGCGGGAGCAGAAAACTTGAAATTAGAAAAAAATCAACACAAAGTTACTTTACCCGGTTTCACTTTTCATGATACATTGGCTAAACTAAGAAAAAACAAAAAAGAGATAGAATTAAAATCTTTTTTTATTGACCAATTAGAATTGCCTCCCAGGATCTATAATTGTCTCAAAAGGTCCAATATACATACATTATTGGACCTTTTTAATACCAGTCACGAAAACCTTATGAAAATAGAAGATTTTCGGATAGAAGATGTAAAACATATCTTGGACATTTTAGAAATTCGAAATTGA